Proteins encoded by one window of Armatimonadota bacterium:
- a CDS encoding TIGR03936 family radical SAM-associated protein gives MTACIVTFRKTEPVRWLSHLDLLRAFERAVRRAGLPVSYTAGFNPRARLVFASALSTGVTGDGEVLGIHLEAELAMDEAAARLTAVLPPGISIVSCTAMPAERVGGFLNGFTRAEYQVFCDVPPGSFDALCRALESVQNAAELPIERIRQGKSRRVDVRPWLYRIAAAPAAKDRAVISATVGIGEGGAAKPNEIVQLLAERGAELTPRKIHRVRLIVPEVGQLACEE, from the coding sequence TTGACAGCCTGCATTGTAACTTTTCGCAAAACGGAGCCCGTTCGATGGCTCTCGCACCTCGACCTTCTGAGAGCGTTTGAACGCGCGGTACGCCGGGCGGGCCTGCCGGTATCCTACACCGCCGGATTCAATCCGCGCGCCCGCCTCGTTTTCGCTTCCGCACTCAGCACCGGTGTTACAGGCGATGGTGAGGTTCTGGGTATCCATCTCGAAGCGGAGTTGGCGATGGATGAAGCTGCCGCTCGACTTACCGCGGTGCTGCCGCCTGGAATCTCCATCGTCTCATGCACTGCGATGCCTGCCGAACGCGTAGGCGGCTTCCTGAATGGCTTCACGCGCGCCGAATACCAGGTGTTTTGCGATGTGCCGCCCGGCAGTTTCGATGCGCTTTGCCGGGCGCTGGAATCTGTGCAAAATGCAGCGGAGCTGCCCATCGAGCGCATCCGGCAGGGAAAGTCGCGGCGGGTGGATGTGCGGCCATGGCTCTACCGGATTGCTGCGGCGCCGGCCGCGAAGGATCGGGCCGTGATATCGGCCACTGTTGGGATCGGCGAAGGCGGCGCCGCCAAGCCGAACGAGATCGTGCAGTTGCTGGCGGAGCGCGGCGCGGAGTTGACGCCGCGAAAAATACATCGAGTGCGTCTGATTGTCCCGGAAGTCGGGCAGCTGGCGTGTGAGGAGTGA
- the hemL gene encoding glutamate-1-semialdehyde 2,1-aminomutase yields MPVERSSELMTRAERHIPGGVNSPVRAFRSVGGEPRFLQRGSGCHVWDADGNRYIDMVSSWGPLILGHAHPDVLRAACAQAELGTTFGAPTALEVTLAEEVCRAVPSVQMLRLVSSGTEATMSAIRVARGFTGRNRIVKFAGCYHGHADCLLAAAGSGVASLGLPDSAGVPPAAVADTLTLPYNDIGAAEKLFKAEGGRIACVIVEPVAGNMGLVPPQSGFLEALRRLTATAGALLIFDEVISGFRVGLGGAQGEFGIAPDISTFGKILGGGFPLGAYGGRRDVMEQVAPLGPVYQAGTLSGNPVATAAGIETLRQLRNGGGALYARLNGLAAGLAAALRAGAKEAGLPVYVSQYQSMLTVFFTDQDAVPDYDAASRCDRARFGRWFHHLLDHGVYWPPSQFETAFVSAAMTPDDISMVAENAALAFHAAAG; encoded by the coding sequence CTGCCCGTAGAACGCTCGTCCGAGTTGATGACGCGCGCCGAGCGCCACATACCGGGCGGCGTTAATTCGCCGGTTCGCGCTTTTCGGTCCGTCGGCGGCGAACCTCGGTTCCTGCAGCGTGGCTCCGGCTGCCATGTTTGGGATGCGGATGGCAACCGGTACATCGATATGGTCTCATCCTGGGGGCCGCTCATCCTGGGCCATGCGCACCCCGATGTTCTGCGGGCTGCCTGCGCGCAGGCTGAACTCGGCACTACCTTCGGCGCACCCACCGCGCTGGAGGTTACACTTGCCGAGGAAGTGTGCCGTGCGGTGCCCTCGGTCCAAATGCTCCGGCTGGTCTCCTCCGGCACGGAGGCTACTATGAGCGCTATCCGGGTTGCCCGCGGTTTTACCGGCCGAAACCGCATTGTAAAGTTTGCCGGATGTTACCACGGTCATGCCGATTGCCTGCTGGCTGCCGCCGGATCCGGTGTGGCATCGCTCGGCCTGCCCGACAGCGCCGGCGTGCCCCCAGCGGCGGTTGCCGACACGCTCACGCTGCCATACAACGATATCGGCGCAGCCGAAAAGCTTTTCAAAGCCGAGGGCGGGCGTATCGCCTGCGTTATCGTAGAGCCGGTTGCCGGAAACATGGGTCTGGTTCCGCCGCAGAGCGGGTTCCTGGAGGCGCTGCGCCGGCTCACAGCGACTGCCGGTGCGCTGTTGATATTCGATGAAGTCATCTCCGGCTTCCGCGTCGGCCTGGGTGGCGCCCAGGGTGAGTTTGGAATCGCTCCGGATATCTCCACGTTCGGCAAGATACTCGGCGGCGGGTTCCCGCTCGGTGCTTATGGTGGCCGTCGCGACGTGATGGAGCAGGTCGCGCCACTGGGACCGGTCTATCAGGCCGGCACGCTCTCCGGTAATCCCGTTGCCACTGCCGCCGGCATCGAAACTCTGCGCCAGCTGCGAAACGGCGGCGGCGCGCTGTATGCGCGGCTCAACGGGCTGGCTGCCGGCCTGGCCGCCGCGCTCCGAGCCGGCGCCAAAGAGGCCGGACTGCCCGTCTACGTTTCGCAGTATCAATCGATGCTCACGGTCTTCTTTACCGATCAGGATGCCGTGCCCGATTACGACGCCGCGTCGCGATGCGACCGTGCGAGATTCGGTCGATGGTTTCACCATCTGCTCGATCATGGAGTGTACTGGCCGCCGTCGCAATTCGAGACGGCGTTTGTGTCGGCCGCAATGACGCCTGACGACATCTCAATGGTGGCGGAGAATGCTGCGCTGGCATTTCACGCAGCAGCCGGATGA